GCGAAAACTGAAAATGTAATCCTGTTCCAGGTTTCTCCCCATGCCGAATTACTGAGGTATGACGCAATTGAAATATTAAACCTGAAGGTAGGAAAGCTACTACTGAAGGCATTTAGAGCCTGACTCGAACAATAGACGAGCGCCAAGACGACGCCGGCAATAAACAGTTTATTTGTCCAGAGCGGTTGACGTTTTCCGCTGTCATCAGTGTAAACTGTATTGCTCAAAAATGAATCTCCAATCGCCATCATGGGCAAAGGGAACCGCTCGTTGTCGACCCATTGGCGGCGCAAAATCACGCACATGCCAAAGGAGCCAATCATGAAGATGCCCACAAAACTGCCCCATGACAGGAGGGGCTTTGACCACATCGACCAATCGATGTTGTAAACTGCCAATACGTACAGGCCTTCCGGAGAGGCGAAGAACGACGGGCGCTTATTGATCGCCTCGGTGCGGTTTTTATCGATGGCTGCGTAAGCTTCAGAGTCTGTGATCGGTTTCGCTGTGAAGAACGATTCCAGGGCCGTTACGTTTAGGAACCGTGGATTGCGGACTTCTATGGTTCCGGCGCCGCGTTTCCTCATGCGCACAGTAATGGTCTCCTGGGTCGTTTCTGAGATGCTCAACCCCCACTTCCCCTTTCTTTCGAAAGACTCAAGTGAGAACGCGCTCTCAGTAGTGTCACGCGTGGCGCGGATGATTTCAGTCGCGCGCGTCTCGTTGTCGTCAGCGAAGTAAGAGACTTCAAATAGAGATCCCGGCTGCATGCCTATAGCGCGGATGTCCGCGTAAAAGAAATAGGTACTGCCGAAGCTCAGGTTTTCGTCGTCGAGTGGAATGGTATAGGTAACCTGTTGTTCGCGCTCATCGTCTGGCCCGCCAAACGTCAACAGGGTCTCATCGCTTAGTTTTTGAATACCTATATCAGACGTATTACTTAGCTGTGCGTTCTCGAATACATCTGGGCCGTAGGGAAGCATACGTTCATCTAGAACCGTTAAATAATCGAGTGTGTCCGCCTGCCTGGTTATTCCAGCAAGTACACCCGGAATCGTTCGCCAAAAGCCGTGCGTGCACAGAGGGGCCGCTATCAAAAGCATGTATGTGAAGCATACCATCTCCGGTTTTGAGAGAAGTTGCTTTTTTAAAACAAGCTGTGCCAAGCCACTCGCCAGCAAAAGAGCGAAGACCACAGAGAAAACTGCTGTCGAGATGGCTTCAGTTCCTGCGGATCGATCCCAATTAACAAGGACACCAGCTACCTGAGTAATCGCTGCTACGAGCGCGATGCCGCAGGCGGAGAGTAGGATCGATTTAAAGGTGAGGCCAGAATTTTTAGGGTTTGGCGATGAAGTAGGTTGGGGTGACATGGGTTGATTTCACACGTGCGTTCAGGAATCGTAGAAAAGCTGGCGCAGTCTGAAAAAGTTACGGCGTGCGAAAATTTAGATTGGTAGAGAGACAGAAGCCCTGAGGAAAAGTCTTCGATTCCAAAACAATCAAACCACTTGGGTCAAGCGGTTTGATGCGGTTTCAAAGTAGATGGGTGTAATTGATCTGAAGGGGAGTATTCCAGGTCGATTTTGGTTCCCACTATATTTCTGTCTATTTTTGGCTTCGATTGAAATTAAAACAGTCAACCTCCAGCGTCTCGGCGCCCCACGTGGTAATCCTTAGAAGACCTTCTTTCTAGCCAATCTTGAAGCGCCATGTCGCCCAGGCGAGGGTGGCAATCGAACTGATAGGCATTGCGATTGCCGCAATGAGGGGGTGCATATAGCCAATTGCGCACAGGCTAATTGCCATTAGGTTGTAGATGACTGCCAACACTAAAACCTGAGTCGACGTCCGATCACGCAGTGCCCCCAGCCTAAGAAGATCAGGTATGCCTCGTAGGCTACGTCCAAAGAAAAAGAAATCGGCACTGCCCTCCAAAATGCTGCGATCAACGGCTGGTGTGCCTGTGCATATGGCCTGGTCGATTGCCAGACGATCATTCGCTCCGTCGCCGATCATCATAGCAGATCCGGGAGCATTTTCTTCGATCCATGCCGCTTTTGTATCAGGAGTGCAACGGGCACGACTCAGTCCAGGATTGATACCTAGGTGATCTGCAATTTTCGCAACCCGCTCATCAGCATCACCGGAAAGCAGGGCAACCGTATGTCCGGAAGCCTGGATGGCTTCGATAGATTCGCGTGCGTCATCGCGGATGTATTCGGCGAAGCAAAAGCCTGCGACCCATTGGCCGTTTTGCCTCAAAACGACCTGAGCGTCGCCGCGTTGATTTTTTGGGGCTGTTTCATGGAAAGGAGCCCAATCTTGTCTGCCCAGAGAAACGACTCCCAGCTGCTGATCGCGGACCCATACCCCCTTGCCGATGCTTTCAGGGATGTGTCCCAGATGTTCTGTTCCACTCAACTGAGGGAAACTGCCCAGCAATGCCTGTTTGAGCGATCGGGCGGTGGGATGCGGATTCGTCTGCACGAGATGAAACAATACTGTACGTATCTTAGGTTCCAACTGGCCTAAATTCTCAGGATTCTTCAGTAGAGGCGTATCGAGAGAGAGCGTGCCTGTTTTGTCGAAAACGATGGTTTTAACGCGATTCAACTTCTCCCAAATTCCCTGGCTTTTAATGAAAACACCGCGTCGTCGCAAAGCCGTGATTGCCAGTTCATCGATGAAAGGCAGCGTGACGCCAAGGGCGCAGGGGCAACTGACCACTAACACGGATAAGGCGACTTGGAAGCCGGTGAGCACAGAGGCACCACTGGCTAACCACGCCGATCCTGAAAATACCGCTATCATGAGCACAACGCCAATATACCAAGTCAAAATCTTCTGGAGGCGCTTATGGTGGAAGGCGGTGCGTTCCGAAGCCAGTAGTTTTGCCAGCGTGCTGTGTTGCCAATCCTCTTTGGCTCTTACGCGCAGTGGGCGTAGGC
This portion of the Opitutales bacterium genome encodes:
- a CDS encoding HAD-IC family P-type ATPase, translated to MAIPSPTLPRQRPEGKMRTCKHCGSEFKAHHEDDHYCCEGCSYVSHIISGHDWGHFYSLKGSAAMPPVGARVFEPGDLAWFAKLIEEAEKNGAGICETRCRLIGISCVGCIWLIEQVFRDQPGTVDIDIQAETGDICISWERGALDAIRLAESIIQIGYGLAPPADDPDERSKATQGLITRIGVCGFLLLNTMLFTLPSYLGMDADFQFARLFSILAALFAACSLAVGGSLFINRAVQGLKHRILHMDLPIALGLTAAWIGSMIGWLSGFEDLVYFDFVATFVFLMLLGRWLQEAAIEHNQRHLRKQDIKPDSVIALGGSRDGESLPAESIRSEASYILEPGKINPVTADLLDAATTVSLEWINGEAEPVLWKRGTPLPAGAQLVSLRPLRVRAKEDWQHSTLAKLLASERTAFHHKRLQKILTWYIGVVLMIAVFSGSAWLASGASVLTGFQVALSVLVVSCPCALGVTLPFIDELAITALRRRGVFIKSQGIWEKLNRVKTIVFDKTGTLSLDTPLLKNPENLGQLEPKIRTVLFHLVQTNPHPTARSLKQALLGSFPQLSGTEHLGHIPESIGKGVWVRDQQLGVVSLGRQDWAPFHETAPKNQRGDAQVVLRQNGQWVAGFCFAEYIRDDARESIEAIQASGHTVALLSGDADERVAKIADHLGINPGLSRARCTPDTKAAWIEENAPGSAMMIGDGANDRLAIDQAICTGTPAVDRSILEGSADFFFFGRSLRGIPDLLRLGALRDRTSTQVLVLAVIYNLMAISLCAIGYMHPLIAAIAMPISSIATLAWATWRFKIG